Proteins found in one Oncorhynchus mykiss isolate Arlee chromosome 3, USDA_OmykA_1.1, whole genome shotgun sequence genomic segment:
- the LOC118944879 gene encoding GTP-binding protein GEM-like, producing the protein MGLPNFSPEGRVCAAVFDCKFIETSAAMQHNVWPTFHGIVQQLRLRRDTKENNNRRRHTHSHTRRDSIPKKAKRFLDKMGAKNNANVAFRLKSKSCHDLSVL; encoded by the coding sequence atgggtcttccaaatttcTCACCAGAGGGCCGTGTGTGTGCTGCAGTGTTTGACTGTAAGTTCATCGAGACGTCAGCAGCAATGCAACACAACGTCTGGCCAACCTTCCATGGCATTGTACAGCAGCTACGACTACGCAGAGACACCAAGGAGAACAACAACcgccgcagacacacacactcacacacacgccgCGACAGCATACCCAAGAAGGCCAAACGCTTCCTGGACAAGATGGGGGCCAAGAACAATGCCAACGTCGCATTCCGTCTGAAGTCCAAATCCTGCCATGATCTTTCAGTGCTCTAA